One Miscanthus floridulus cultivar M001 unplaced genomic scaffold, ASM1932011v1 os_1464, whole genome shotgun sequence genomic window, CCTTTTTGTCCCTTCTCTCGTAATAAATTAAAAACCTGTGAAGTCATTTTTTTATTCACCGACTCTAGCTCCTCTGCACCAAAGTAAAAGAGCCAAAGTTGTTTGAAGCCATAATTAAGTTGGTAAACTTGCCTATAGTAAAGTGTAAACCAAATATCCCTTGATGTCAGTATCCCTCTACCTAAAATGGATGACTTGCATCGGTTTGCCTCGTCCTACGTGGACTAGAGTTAGGCAGAAAAAGAGTAGGACAAGTCAGTAACTATAACTATCCAATCATCGCACGTGTACAGCAACCCGAGCCGTTCGATCTGGCGCGAAAAGTCGCCTGCCTTTCATTTCTCACACCCGCTCACTGCGCAGCCACTGACAACGGGCCTCACATGCCGGCGGGGCCCACGTGTCAGCCAAACGGCCCCCCCGCCTCCGCGGCTCCGCCCCTCTCCGGCGGCTCCTCCCCAGTCGGCCAAATCCCCACCAAATCCTCCACTGACCCAACAATCCCTCGCCGCCCAATGCCGCCACGGGCCGCCTAGGGTTCCGGCGGCGgccgccccctcgccggcgcgatGGGGAACACCTGCGTCGGCCCCAGCGCCCCCTCGGACCGCCACAGCTTCTTCAACTCCGTCTCCCTCGCCGTGCTCTGGCGccccccggccgccgccgccgccgcccgcgccgagCCTTCCTCGACCACTGAACCCAGTTCCTCCACTCCCTCCTCGACTCCCTCCAGGGCCCCTGAGCCCGTCACCATCTCCGACTCCGAGCACCCGCCACACTCCACCTCCACCTACACCGCATCAgtccccgccgccgcgccgcccaaTCCTAACGGCAAGCAGCCCAAGCCCAAGCCCAAGGTGAAGCGCGTGCAGAGCGCGGGCCTCCTCGCGGGCTCCGTGCTGAGGCGCGACTCCGAGCGGCTCAAGGACCTCTACACCCTGGGCAAGAAGCTCGGGCAGGGGCAGTTCGGCACCACCTACCAGTGCGTCGAGAAGGCGACGGGGAAGCACTTCGCCTGCAAGTCCATCGCCAAGCGGAAGCTCGTCACCGAGGAGGACGTCGAGGACGTGCGCCGCGAGATCCAGATCATGCACCACCTGGCCGGCCACCCCAACGTCGTGTCCATCGTCGGAGCCTACGAGGACGCCGTCGCCGTGCACCTCGTCATGGAGCTGTGCGCCGGAGGGGAGCTGTTCGATAGGATCATACAGCGCGGGCACTACTCCGAGAAAGCCGCCGCACAGTTGGCCCGGGTGATCATTGGGGTTGTCGAAGCATGCCATTCGCTCGGGGTGATGCACAGAGACCTCAAGCCGGAGAATTTCTTGTTTGTCAACCAAAAGGAGGATGCACCGTTAAAGGCTATCGATTACGGGCTCTCCATCTTCTTCAAACCAGGTACAGCCTCGATTTAGTGTTGTTTTGTAGTGTATTGCAGCACGTGCAGGAAATGTTGGCCATTGTCCCCAAAAATTCATTAAAAAAAAGTTTGACTGCTAGTTTGCTGTTGCAGTGGTCTCGGCTTTGAGTTGACACTGCAAGCTCGCTTTGGTGGTGCACTTGTAGTGCACTTGTGCATTCACAGTTTTGAGTTGACACTGCTAGTTTGCTGTTGAATATGATACTAGATAACTAGAAAGACTTATTTTAAATAGTATGATTGTAAGGGTTTTCATGCCTTGTTGTAGTACAATAATCTAATTTCGGAGCACAAAACCTTTGTGTCACAACAGTTCTAGCAGGGGTACATATGCATCTTCAGATATTCAAAAAATCTGGGAGGGAACCTTGTGAGGTATAAGATCAAAATGAGCTCCATCCCTGTACCAGCGTGAAATTGCGATTATGTTCCTACATTTTGAAGGTACAAATAAATAGATAACAATAGAAAGAAAAGGCACATAGATGTGCATCATGGTCATTCAATCTCTACCTTGCAATCTCCTCAATGGAAACTCTGCATATCCAATGACTGTTTTCTTAGCTTATGGATTGTTGTCTCCAGGTTTAGTTCAAGTCTGCATTCATTTCTGCACAATAGTAGCGTGGTTATTTGTGATGTTTAATAACTGAACATTATCTCTTAATTTGCATGAAAATGTGCGAATTTGTTCCGTGGAGACCCCCATGTGAGCGAACTGCAAAGTGGTGCTTACATTTTCTGCTTAATATCAACACATGTATAGCAATCATGTTAAGTTGCAAGGATTCTATGTATGTTGAGATGATTACATTTGTAGGACATGTACATTTGGAGAATCTAACTACTATAAAAAAAGGGCTATACAACTATGAGAAGTGATGATGCCAAGACATGCATTTTCCATACAATCAATGTGTTCCTCAACCTATGAACCTTCAGAGTTCAGATGCACACACTTGATCCAAACTTGCCTGATCATACCAATTTAGTCAAAACTATTGACTTAGCAACGCTAAGCAATTGGAGCTGAGGAACAAAGCAAGTAGCACATGCAAGTTAACCAATTCTGACCAGCGGATGATTTGGGTTTGGCCCAAACTGCAGACACTGTCATTTAACACTCTAGGTGATATTGTTTGAAATCTATGGTGTTGATGGATGTGCAACCTAAAAAAATGACGTTTCAGATTCTGGATTTTATATTTTGATTGTTAATTAAGGCTTTAAGGGATGTTTGTAACTGACCCTAGCTACGAATTAATTTATGTGCATTCTTATTCATTTTATTTGGACGAGATTTAGCACAGTTGCAGTCATGCATGTTCTGATATTCATTCTTAGAGCAGCTCGAGTGCTGTTAAAGCAAAGCTGTGGGCTGCACTGACTGAACAGGGCATATTGGAGCAGTCTGATAGTGGTTTTAGgactcaaaaccaaacttaaagtttaaactttaaacttagtTCAAATGCAACTTGGTAAAATAATAATTTCTGGTGGCCTTGATCTGTTTTGCTGGGAGAGGGGCACAGATCTCCTGGGTCATTGTGTAAGGTCGCTGGACTGGCTATTTTGGCTTTTCTCCTGTCTTAATGCAATGACATGCAAATCTCCTGCTATTTCAAGAAGAAAAAAGGAGTAAGAGGATGAGGATAATGGGAGAGGAGGTTTTCTATTTTTAACTCTTTGGGCCCCGCTAAACAACCAGCTTTGGAGGTATCAACTGAACTCCATGTTACTAATTTTTCTCGCCAAAATGGAACACACATTTGTGATGCTCTTAGGGAAGATGTTTATTCTGTCCTTTTGACACCAAGAAGGGTAGTATTGAACTTCACCCAAGAAGAAATGAAATATCAACATGAGCATATGGCCACTAATTCTCTGGGTTTTTTTATCGTTTATAACACCATATCTACCACTGTCTATTCCCGTGTTGTCTGTGTTGACTTGATATGCTTACAGGTGAAATATTTTTGGATGTCGTTGGAAGTCCTTATTATGTTGCACCTGAGGTTCTGAAGAAACGCTATGGCTGTGAGGTGGATGTGTGGAGTGCAGGTGTAATAATTTTTATCTTATTGAGCGGGGTTCCTCCATTTTGGGATGGTGAGGATACATCTACCCCTTTGCTGTACTTTTTACCTTGCCTTTTTGCTTCTGACAGTACTGCACTGTTCTATTTTCTTTTGGACATTGGTCTGCCTTTTGCAGAATCTGAACAAGGGATATTTGAACAAGTTCTGAAAGGCGATCTTGATTTTTCATCTGATCCCTGGCCCAGTATTTCCGAGAGTGCAAAGGATTTGGTCAGGAAGATGCTAAACCGTGATCCCAGAAAGAGATTGACTGCACATGAAGCTCTATGTAAGTACATAGGATTTCTGAGGCACAAATACCACCTATAGAAAACATTATGTTGACCATCTTAACTGGATGAAGCATCCCACTTTATTATAGAACATTCTGTTGTCCATCTAGCTTCATTGTCATAAGTCCTCTGAAACGACCCATCTTCATTTTGGCAGGTCATCCCTGGGTTTGTGTAGATGGAGTGGCTCCTGACAAACCTCTGGATTCTGCTGTTTTAACCAGATTGAAACAGTTTTCTGCAATGAATAAACTAAAGAAGATGGCCCTTAGGGTGAGTACTGGAACATGTTGTCGCTTTGATTTATAGAAAGCATATTTATTGTGTTCAGTATTGATGTTCTCATCACTGGGTGTCTGTAGGTCATTGCTGAAAATTTGTCCGAAGATGAAATTGCAGGATTGAGAGAAATGTTCAATATGCTGGACACTGACAATAGTGGGCAGATCACGttggaggaactaaaaagtgGTTTGAAGAGAATTGGTGCTAACTTAAAAGACTCTGAAATTACAACACTAATGGAGGCGGTAATTGTTCTAACATATTTATGCCCTTTTTGTTTTCAGGTTTTTTCTAAGATTCCTATGCCCCATGAGCTCAAGGAAACTCTTTCCTAAATTTGAGTTATTGAAATATCGAACTCATATGTAGATGTTTAGAGGTGTGTTAGTGTCACCCTCTTTTAGTCTATAAATCTTTTTTAATCTGAACTCATATGTAGTTATTTAAATATTGATCTAAAATTGTGATAATGGCCCTTCTATGTTATTGCAAAGGTCTTTTTGCTAGGAGATTTAATTGTGCTGTTACACATCTACCTATAGTTTTGGGCCTTGCTTGAATGAAGATGTATGATCTGCAACTTTCAGGCAGATATTGATAACAGTGGTTCCATTGATTATGGAGAGTTCCTAGCTGCAACTTTGCATCTGAACAAAGTTGAGCGAGAAGATAACCTCTTTGCAGCATTCTCATACTTTGATAAAGACGGCAGCGGTTACATAACTCATGATGAGTTACAAAAAGCATGCGAGGAATTTGGTATAGAAGATGCACACCTAGAAGATATCATTCGTGACATTGATCAAGACAATGTAAGTAGTTTTGCATCTCATTATGTTGTGTATTAAAATCTAAAGGCCAAGAGTTGCATCTCACTTGATTATCAATTCAGGATGGCCGGATCGACTACAATGAGTTTGTAACCATGATGCAGAAGGGAAATAACCCGCTAGGGAAAAAAGGGCATTGTCAGATGAGCTTTGGTCTTAGAGAAGCATTGAAGCTTGGCTAGTGGTAAGTGGTAACTGGTGTTTTCCCTTTTGCACTTCTTTCCTTTTTGTTCGCTTAGCAATCCAATATTCACATGAATTCTTGTGTGGCTGATTCCTGTTCCATGGATTATGCTCTGTGGCATGTGCTCACTCCACAGAACCTACAGCATATGCTTACTGTTTGGTTGCTTTCCGCAGGCATGACCAATCCCGTGTAAAGCGCCATTCAGCTTTATATGCCAAACTATAGTTGAGAAAACTAACTTCGAGAATTTGGGACTCCGGTACCAAAGGAGAACCAAAGGAGAAGCGAATGTGCGATATGATTAGCTTTGGGGTACCAACTGAGCACTGAACATGATGCAAGGACACAATGGTggtctttttttttttatttcggcCCTGTTCcctgtttgtttcgctgaaaagtcaggctaaaaagtactgttcgctgatttgttgtgagagagaaatactgtaccatggctgataagccaggctCAGTGTTCATCTTCTAATACGGAGTGTCCTTAACCCTCCACTATGTATAGTTTTTTGAGGTGGGAAAGGAATGGCGGTTCTGAAGCTCAGCTGCAGTATGCTCCTGTAGAGAGAAATGGTAGTCACATCGCTTGTGCATACTGTATAGCGAAGATTAACATGTTGCAATATCGCACAATGTGTGTGTTGTACTGTTGTGTGTTTTTTCTTAGATGTGCAGGCGGAGACTTGTCATATATATATTGTAAAGAATAGGCTGTATTGTGCCAAGCTATATCAATTAAATGATTTTCTGTGTGTACATCTCAGTACTTGAGAAGTGCgactttttttattaaaaaaatacttGCGAAGTGCAGCCTAGTGGTATATACTGATATACTCTGAAGAATGGGCATACGCTTTGTGAGACAGAAGGGTCCtgttaaaaaaaaaaacagcctaGCAATTCTCCTACATGAATTAGGTCCTGTTTGGATGAATAGTCAAGTTCAAAGGAAGATTATGCGAGCATGATAATGCATCTACGTCCTCTGTGCCaataaatcaatttgtagagttatattaaattaaattattttaaatttaattaacTTTATATAAAGAACACTAACACATCAATTTCTAGAGTTattttaagtcaaactattttaaatgTAATTAAATTTATGGCCTCGTTTGGCTTGCTGAATTTTGTCTGAAaccggctgaaaaacactgttctagctgaattgctgtgagagaaaaatattgttctgactgaaaaaagaagccaaacaagtCGGCTTCTGGGTAAGCCGAATGGGGTCTATATAAAGGAACACTAACATGTGTAACATCAAATAAATATCTtatgaaaatataatttatgGTTTATCAAATAACATAAAATTAGTGTTCAGACAAACCAAAAAATGACTGACTTAGAATAAATTTagaaagaaaagaataaaaaatagaATAGAGGTCGAAAGAGTATATATATTATAGAAGTCGATGCCAGTAGAAGTCCTCTTCGTGTAGCACAGGTACTTAGGGTGAAGAATTTCATATAGGAGAAGAAAAACAGCGTAGCTATCGCTCGCCTGCCTCCTAATGCgcatgctgctgctgcctgcCCCGTCTGTTGCACGCGTCCGGCATGCGCATGTGCGCCTAcgcatgctgctgctgcttgccccGCCTCCTGCACGTGCCCGCATGCTCCTGCATGCACCTGCTGCTATGCATGCATGCCGTGCTGCTGGGCATGCACACGGGGACCACATCTTCCTGCGATCAATCTCATGCCTTTGAAACACTTGTTGCAACATACgtgatgaaacatttagaaataTGCGCTTACAACATATGTATGTAGCCACTGCAATATATgcaaacattcagataaaacacttgcaacatatttctaaaaacaaataaaacatttgaaacacacacttgcaacatacgtatagtcattgcaacatatgcaacttcCACATAAACActtacaacttgcaacatgaaaacacttgttgcaacataagactgaaacatttggaacataatctagcaacatatgtgtgaaacatatgaaacatctaaATTAAAACGCTtgcaaacatacgtctgaaacagacgaaatattttgaacaagcgcttgcaacattcatctgaaacacttgcaacatatgcaacatgtgcaacacccgacacttaaaacatacgcttcCAGTGCAGCGCAACATCTCTAtgctgcttgggagaatggaggctcgtcagcGTGTGGAGTTCACCGGAGGCAGCGGCTATGCGACGTGGCAAGAAGGACACAACAAGGAGGCAGCACCCGCATGACTAGGAGAGGGAGCCACTCGTGCCACCCCTGCTGCGCTGGTTCACTCGTGACTAGGGCCGCCGGCACCATTGCGCCACCGTGTCGAGGGCCACTCGAGCCTCCTCATCGTAGCCTGCTCACGTCGAGACGCTCGCCCGTACcgcagggagagagcgaggggggggggggggagtagcACTAAAGGCACGGGAGGAGAGGAGCGATGGTGGATAAGGCACGCATGCAGGCGTAGGCAAGTTAGGTTCAGGGTAAAGGCGCGGGGAGGTCGGGTCCAGGTACAGGCGCAGCGCGGGTCAGGGTCTGTCCGTGCGGACGTCCTCGTCCTATCATTATCGGAAGAATTATTATATATTAAAAATAAGAACCAATACATGAAATACAAAAtgcaataaaataaattacaaacGAATTTTACAACAGTAGCAGAAACGCAGTTGCGCGATCATTGTTTCTGCACGGGAGACCTGATGCTGATGGCCAAGACGAGTTTCCCTGCAACGACACAGCGCGTGTACACGCCTGCCCAGTCTGACTAAAGTGGACCGACGACCCGGTCCACTGCACCATGTTAAAGGCCCATTTGACTGTAGCATTGTCTCGTTCTGCCGTCTGAGCCGAGCCCAAGTGCCCAACCCGGCCTGCCTCGCCCTTCGGACTAGAGAGACGGTCAGACGGAGACGGAGTTCGAAtccgttttcttcttcttgatgacGCTCTTTTTCGTTTGCCAATAAATTGAGATTTAATCCCTGAGCAGCGTtaaagaggaagagagagaaaaaaaaaagaggcgCAGAAGCCTGAAGAACCAACTCCCAACCTCCCGCTCCGATCTCGATCTCACCGGCGGTGCCgctgccgcctccgccgccgcgatGATGGATCCAGAGATGCTGCGGCTGGCGCAGGAGCAGATGCGCCGCATGTCCCCGGACGACATCGCCCGGATGCAACAGCAGGTACCGTCGCCCGCGTGTCTGCACATACACAGACCCGATCCCCGTCCCGCGCGTCCCCGATTCGACGCGGCGGGCGGTCCAGCTGTTTCTGTTTCGGGGGTCTAGGTGGATGTGGATCGTGGAAAGCAAACGCCCGGTTAGGTTGGATTGGGTTTTCCTGTTTCTGGTTTAGTACAGGTTGCGCCGAAAACGCATCCGTTATGTGGATGCTGCCGGATGCGCGTAGTATGCTGTCGAGGTTGCATGCACGTTGAATTGAAGTCAATCGAGGAGTGTGGCTGTAATCCCTGGGCTTAGCTGGGTTTGAATTGGTTTGGCTTGATTGACTGGTGACGCCAACGGAATGTTTATTCCTGCTGTCATAGACAGAGCCGCGTGCTGGTGCCTAGATTAAGTGCAGTCGGATCGTCGTTGCTGGGTCTTCTGCTTACTAGTTCAGGTTTATGTGCTTTGCGCTAACTACTTCAGTCTTATGGGTGGTTCAGTGGTTGGGCTTCGtaaatgcttagtgtgtgcttcCTGTTCAGATTGCACATTACGCTTCAGTTTGTGCAGTGTTTCAATGCTCTTTCATCAGTATAGGCTAGGTCAGCACCCTTTAGTACAGAGGTCTAGTGCATGTAATGATTCAGGGAGCATTTCAGATTGCCTGTCCACTCTCATTTTTGAGGCGCCCAGCATGTTTTCCCCTTGCCCTTCTTCACTTAAATGTTGTCTGTTACATCCTGAGGAAGTGTGCATAGATGGCAAGAGATTGACAAAGCCCTTGTTGCTACTTGGATAACTGCAGCTGATGTCTAACCCTAACCTCATGAGGATGGCGTCCGAGAGTATGAAGAACATGAAGCCTGAGGACTTAAGGCGGGCTGCGGAGCAACTGAACCAAACAAGACCGGAGGATATGTGTGATATGACCGAGAAAATCGCCAACACTACTCCCGAGGAGTTTGCTGCTATGAAGGCGCAAGCAGACGCTCAAATGTCGTATGCGATATCTGGTGCCAAGATGTTAAAGAAGCAGGTTAGTGGAAAAAACTGTGCATATCATTTTGTTACTGTTATTTGTTCGTTATGATTAGTAAGCAAGCTGATCTGTTGTGATGAATCTCCATGATTCATATTGTATGTATTTGTAGAATATGCTAGTACTTCTGTTGCTGTCGGTGCTTTCATTTTGGCTCACACAGAACAATCTTTCATTGCTCCGAACAGTCctccaaaaaaaaattaaaagaagaAAAATTCACATAGAAAATGCACTATGTTAACTGAATTTGTGAGTGTTATTTGGaggcctagtgcaagcggtagagtcttaccgcctgtgaccggaaggtcccgggttcgagtcgcggtctcctcgcattgcacaggcgagggtaaggcttgccactgacacccttccccagaccctgcacagagcaggagctctctgcactaggtacgccccCCTTTATTTGGACTGGATACACCTGTCTTTGAAACAATATTTCTGCACTATGTTAACTGAATTCGTGAGTGTTATTTGGATTGGATACACCTGTCTTTGAAACAATATTTATCTTCAGTTTTTAATATAAAAATGAAGGTAAGACCCACATGTTAGTCTTTGTTTGGATCCAAATTGTCATGGCATGGGCTAGACACGGTCATGTCTATTGCTAGTTGGAAGGACATGTTTTAAACTATGTGTTGTGCACTTGCTTGAGTGTTGGGGGATGTGTGTTTCCTAGATTTGGACATTAATGATGAAAGTTGAACAACATGTCTCTGTAGAACTTAAGAAATTAAACCACACAAAGGATACGCTTGACCTTTTCCTTATGTTAATCTTGATATACTTATATTTTTTGTGCTGATTATCTTGTACACTAGATGAATGTATCTTTATTTGTTTATTTTTTGCTGACTTGTTGCATTTTTGCACCTATGGAGTTTATATCAATGATCTTGTCGCTATCAAGAGCCTGCATCAAACAATTAATGCAGTTAATTTGATATAGGGTTTTCCAGGTTTCTATATATATGTTGCCAATTTCCATTGTCTCACCCTTCTGATTTTTATTGACTTTAGGGAAATGAACTTCATAACCAGGGACAGTATTCAGATGCTGCTAGCAAATACAAACTTGTGAGTTTTGAACATAAAATATTCCATTAAAATAATGTTGATATACTTTTCAGATGACCTGAAAGTTAAACTATATGTACTGTTATTGATCAGGCCAAGGATAACTTAAAAAGCATACCATCATCCACGGCGCATACTCTGCAGTTGCAATGTACCCTTAATTTAATGGCTTGTTACTTGAAGACAGGCCAGTATGAGGAATGCATAAGTGAAGGTTCAGAGGTATGCTTAGGTCATGTAGTATCTTACTGCCTTTTCAATTTAACAAATTCTCGGATCTGATACCATTTTATTTCCTAGTACAAGATAGTTTGGCATTCTTGATGAAGTCTTTTTTCTGTCATAGCATACTGTTTTAGTAATAAAATGTTGTCCATCATATCATGGTGTTTTCTCTATCATTCGAATTTCATGACTCTGGTACAAATTTACTGCTTTAGCAAACTTATGCGGTAAAATGTGTGAATTATGTAAAATAAGGTCTTTTTCCTAAGATTACTAACTGAAGGCAAATTAAATCTACTTCAATGTTTTTGACCTGGTAATATGTGTGACTAAACGTCATACCGCTACATATCTTATTGCATGTGATAATTGATAAATTGGATACCTTTGGCTAGAAATTTTTTAGTCTTTTCTGAATTTTTAAAGAAAAAATATGTTGTCTATTGAATCACACAGAGCAT contains:
- the LOC136534072 gene encoding calcium-dependent protein kinase 17 encodes the protein MGNTCVGPSAPSDRHSFFNSVSLAVLWRPPAAAAAARAEPSSTTEPSSSTPSSTPSRAPEPVTISDSEHPPHSTSTYTASVPAAAPPNPNGKQPKPKPKVKRVQSAGLLAGSVLRRDSERLKDLYTLGKKLGQGQFGTTYQCVEKATGKHFACKSIAKRKLVTEEDVEDVRREIQIMHHLAGHPNVVSIVGAYEDAVAVHLVMELCAGGELFDRIIQRGHYSEKAAAQLARVIIGVVEACHSLGVMHRDLKPENFLFVNQKEDAPLKAIDYGLSIFFKPGEIFLDVVGSPYYVAPEVLKKRYGCEVDVWSAGVIIFILLSGVPPFWDESEQGIFEQVLKGDLDFSSDPWPSISESAKDLVRKMLNRDPRKRLTAHEALCHPWVCVDGVAPDKPLDSAVLTRLKQFSAMNKLKKMALRVIAENLSEDEIAGLREMFNMLDTDNSGQITLEELKSGLKRIGANLKDSEITTLMEAADIDNSGSIDYGEFLAATLHLNKVEREDNLFAAFSYFDKDGSGYITHDELQKACEEFGIEDAHLEDIIRDIDQDNDGRIDYNEFVTMMQKGNNPLGKKGHCQMSFGLREALKLG